The Nitrospira tepida genome includes a window with the following:
- the rpsQ gene encoding 30S ribosomal protein S17: MDTTEKDRSGRRECVGHVISNKMMKTVVVGVQRTVTHPKYHKVMRRVTKLKAHDEQGQCQVGDFVRLVETRPISKHKHWRVLEIVAKRG; this comes from the coding sequence AGGACAGATCGGGTCGGCGCGAATGCGTCGGGCACGTCATTAGCAACAAGATGATGAAAACCGTGGTGGTCGGCGTGCAACGGACCGTCACGCATCCCAAGTATCACAAGGTCATGCGGCGAGTGACCAAGCTGAAGGCGCATGACGAACAGGGGCAATGCCAGGTCGGCGATTTCGTGCGATTGGTGGAGACGCGTCCGATCAGCAAGCACAAACACTGGCGTGTGCTTGAGATCGTGGCCAAGCGAGGATGA